The genome window AAGAAGGCACCATTGAGACTGATATTCGGTCACAATTGGCGACGAATATTACCGTCAGTGATTTGGAGGAAGATGTATGAAGGACTTAACAATTATTGGTTGGCGCGAGTGGGTCGAGTTACCTGAGTGGGGCATGCGTATCCGCGCAAAGGCTGATACTGGCGCAAAAAGCAGTGCAATCGATTGCGCTGAGATCGTTGAACTCCCGGACGAGCGCGTTCGGTTCACCGTGCGTCTGTCTCGAAACAAAGATCGTCTTGTCACCTTGGAAGCTCCGATCAAATTACGTAAGCGTGTGCGCAGTAGCACAGGACAGGGGCATGACCGTATTTTTGTGGAGACGACGCTTCGTCTCGGTGAGTCTGAGCAAACGATTCTGGTAAACCTGGTGTGCCGCAAGAATATGATCCATCGCATGTTGCTCGGTCGTGAGACATTGGGCGGTGCGTTTCTTGTTGATTCTTCAGTCGACCACTGGGCGACACCGAAGAAACCGGGTGCCTCTCGTATTAAGTGACATGTAACTGAAATTAACATGACCGACAACAATTCCTGCATCCTACATGCCTGTCAGATCGAGGCGAATACTAGCACTGATTTGACTGTTGAGGGGGTGTCTGCCAGTCTTGCTGATGAGAATTCGCTGACGTGGGTGCACCTCGATGTGACTGCTGAGGGGTGTCGCGACTGGTTGGAGCGAGAAGTCAGTTATCTGGATCCTATTTTGATCAACGCGCTGACTGCTGATGAGACACGTCCACGTCTTTTGGAAATGGAGAAGGGCGTGCTGTTGATCCTGCGTGGCATTAACCTAAATGATAATGCTGAACCTGAGGATATGATCTCGATTCGTCTGTGGATTGATGGCTCTCGAATCATCAGCCTGAGGAGGCGTCGGTTAAAGGCGGTTCTAGACATTCGAGAGCGTTTGTCTGTTGGTCGCGGTCCGAATAGTTCAGGGGAATTTGTCACGATGCTGACCGGTCGACTCTTTGAACGCATGGAGCAGACTTTTTCTGACTTGGATGATCGCTTGGATCTTCTAGAGGAAGAGGTGATCGATTCGCCGACGAGCGATAAACGGCAGTGCATTGCTGAAATTCGCAAGGAGGCCATCTTGTTTCGTCGCTACATCGCCCCGCAAAAGGATGTGATTACGCATCTACGTGGCTGCGAACAGACGTGGTTGAAGCTCATTGATAAGCGCCGCCTACAAGAGTCGCTGGATCATGTGACTCGTTATATTGAAGATTTGGATGTGATTCGAGAGCGTGCGCAAGTCGTTAAGGATGAACTCGTCAATGCGTTGTCGGATCGAATGAATCGGAACATGTATATGTTGTCCGTGATTGCTGCGATATTTATGCCGCTGGGGTTCTTGACCGGATTGCTTGGGATTAATGTCGGTGGTATTCCAGGCTCAGAGAACGGCAGTGCCTTTTACATCTTCTGCGGAATCTTAGGACTGATCATTGGGCTACAGGTCGTATTTTTTAAGAAGCTCAAGTGGTTTTAACCTGAGTTCTGTCTCTCCGTTGGTTGACGGGAATTGTAACCGCGGTGAGCCGGTATCGCTGAATTTACGGACAAAAACGTTGAACAAAACTGTCAGGGCGGTTTCGTAGGCTAAAACTTCATGGCATTCTCAATTCTCCGTCACACTGCGATACTTCGAGCCCTCTTTTGCGGAGGGCTGGCAGCGTTTGTCACATCAGGTTGCGATCC of Lentimonas sp. CC4 contains these proteins:
- a CDS encoding RimK/LysX family protein, whose amino-acid sequence is MKDLTIIGWREWVELPEWGMRIRAKADTGAKSSAIDCAEIVELPDERVRFTVRLSRNKDRLVTLEAPIKLRKRVRSSTGQGHDRIFVETTLRLGESEQTILVNLVCRKNMIHRMLLGRETLGGAFLVDSSVDHWATPKKPGASRIK
- a CDS encoding zinc transporter ZntB: MTDNNSCILHACQIEANTSTDLTVEGVSASLADENSLTWVHLDVTAEGCRDWLEREVSYLDPILINALTADETRPRLLEMEKGVLLILRGINLNDNAEPEDMISIRLWIDGSRIISLRRRRLKAVLDIRERLSVGRGPNSSGEFVTMLTGRLFERMEQTFSDLDDRLDLLEEEVIDSPTSDKRQCIAEIRKEAILFRRYIAPQKDVITHLRGCEQTWLKLIDKRRLQESLDHVTRYIEDLDVIRERAQVVKDELVNALSDRMNRNMYMLSVIAAIFMPLGFLTGLLGINVGGIPGSENGSAFYIFCGILGLIIGLQVVFFKKLKWF